In Flammeovirgaceae bacterium 311, one DNA window encodes the following:
- a CDS encoding hypothetical protein (COG3124 Uncharacterized protein conserved in bacteria), with product MNFLAHAFLSDLEKPLVLSGNFFGDFIKGRQELEAQAADMQKGIYLHRAIDTYTDAHPVVLQSKKRLFPKYRHYSRVLVDLYYDHLLAAHFDRYSTTSLLPYTEQVYTLLKSQREHIPQRAQLLLDRMAADNWLYHYRTLDGIGQACRGMAMRSSFRSGMEEGALDLKKHYQAFKQEFFLFFEDLQQYVISWAREQQ from the coding sequence ATGAATTTTCTCGCACACGCCTTTTTATCAGATCTGGAAAAGCCGCTGGTGTTAAGTGGTAACTTCTTTGGAGATTTTATTAAGGGACGGCAGGAGCTGGAGGCACAAGCAGCTGACATGCAGAAAGGCATTTACCTCCACAGGGCGATTGATACCTATACCGATGCTCATCCTGTTGTACTGCAAAGCAAAAAAAGGCTTTTCCCAAAATACAGGCATTACAGCAGAGTACTGGTGGATTTGTATTACGACCATTTACTGGCTGCTCATTTTGACCGATACTCAACAACCAGTCTTTTACCTTATACCGAACAGGTATATACCCTTCTAAAAAGCCAGCGCGAACATATTCCGCAGCGGGCGCAGCTGCTGCTGGATAGGATGGCGGCCGATAACTGGCTTTACCACTACCGCACCCTGGATGGAATCGGGCAGGCCTGCAGGGGAATGGCCATGCGCAGCAGCTTTCGTTCAGGAATGGAAGAGGGTGCCCTGGACCTTAAAAAACATTACCAGGCGTTTAAGCAGGAATTTTTCTTATTCTTCGAAGACCTGCAGCAGTATGTGATCAGTTGGGCCAGGGAGCAGCAGTAA
- a CDS encoding type III restriction enzyme, res subunit (COG1112 Superfamily I DNA and RNA helicases and helicase subunits), which produces MATPKPLPKPEEELEHTRQLLKEEKKAELEYYRNKVLNTSLEDRKKEGLCWYPIELINHRISTGERYVMEVERIGNPNEPHVFNAGKTISLFVNDNSNGGATANRAAAVVNWVKGNRMRFTLNGDDLPDWLYDGKLGIDLLFDEASYKAMDAAMYRILEAKGRTLELRDTLLGHHKPSFCPLGAIPEGLNLNEPQQEAMRYALAAEDVAIIHGPPGTGKTTTLVQVIKQVVQEENQVLVCAPSNAAVDLLADKLTEQDLSVLRIGHPARVNEDNLPYTVDGRMASHPSFKELKRLRRRAEEMRNMAFKYKRSFGRSEREQRRMLIKESADMKAQAEQLEYYIMYDVFAKTQVFCATMVGAVGNPLLQEMKFKTLFIDEAGQALEPACWIPIQMAERVIFAGDHWQLPPTIKSYDAARNGLSETLFEKCITRTGTARMLEVQYRMNTQIMEFSSREFYKGRLQAAPAVAGWQLLPDEAPFEFVDTAGSGFAETLDPESRSLFNEEEARALFKHLTALLERLKASGVATEALEAGVIAPYRAQVKLLTEMLPREAAVREGLPNLAINTVDAFQGQERDIMYISLVRSNDVSEIGFLADVRRMNVALTRARKKLVVIGDSATFGSNPFYSRFLDYVQETGAYRSVFEWMYD; this is translated from the coding sequence TTGGCTACACCCAAACCACTTCCAAAGCCCGAAGAAGAACTGGAGCACACCCGCCAGCTGCTGAAAGAAGAGAAAAAGGCTGAACTGGAGTACTACCGCAATAAAGTACTGAATACCTCTTTGGAGGACCGGAAAAAAGAGGGTCTTTGCTGGTATCCGATCGAGCTGATCAATCACAGGATTTCTACCGGAGAGCGCTATGTGATGGAGGTAGAACGCATTGGCAATCCAAACGAGCCGCACGTGTTTAACGCTGGTAAAACCATCAGCCTTTTTGTAAATGATAACAGTAACGGGGGCGCCACAGCCAATAGGGCGGCAGCGGTGGTAAACTGGGTAAAAGGCAACCGCATGCGCTTTACCCTCAATGGCGACGATCTGCCCGACTGGCTGTACGATGGCAAACTGGGCATTGACCTGCTCTTCGACGAAGCCAGCTACAAAGCCATGGATGCCGCCATGTACAGAATACTGGAGGCAAAAGGCCGTACCCTGGAATTACGCGATACACTGTTGGGCCACCACAAGCCCTCTTTCTGCCCTCTGGGTGCCATACCCGAAGGTTTGAACCTGAATGAACCGCAGCAGGAAGCCATGCGCTATGCCCTGGCTGCAGAAGATGTAGCCATTATCCATGGCCCTCCCGGGACGGGTAAAACCACCACACTGGTGCAGGTAATCAAGCAGGTGGTACAGGAAGAAAACCAGGTGCTGGTGTGTGCCCCCAGCAATGCTGCGGTAGATCTTTTGGCTGATAAACTTACCGAGCAGGACTTATCAGTTTTGCGAATAGGCCATCCGGCACGTGTAAACGAAGATAACCTTCCCTACACTGTGGACGGCCGCATGGCCAGCCACCCCAGTTTTAAAGAGCTGAAGCGGTTACGCCGCAGGGCCGAGGAAATGCGTAACATGGCCTTTAAATACAAGCGCAGTTTTGGGCGTTCGGAGCGGGAGCAGCGCAGAATGCTGATTAAGGAATCTGCTGATATGAAAGCCCAGGCCGAACAGCTGGAGTACTACATCATGTACGATGTATTTGCCAAAACCCAGGTATTTTGTGCTACCATGGTGGGCGCTGTGGGCAACCCGCTGCTGCAGGAAATGAAATTTAAAACACTTTTCATCGACGAAGCAGGCCAGGCGCTGGAACCTGCCTGCTGGATACCCATTCAGATGGCCGAACGGGTAATCTTTGCCGGCGACCACTGGCAGCTGCCCCCTACCATTAAAAGTTACGATGCTGCCCGTAACGGACTTTCTGAAACACTTTTTGAAAAGTGCATTACCCGCACCGGTACTGCCCGCATGTTGGAGGTGCAGTATCGCATGAATACCCAAATCATGGAGTTCAGCAGCCGTGAGTTCTATAAAGGCAGGCTGCAGGCGGCTCCTGCTGTTGCCGGCTGGCAGCTGTTACCTGACGAAGCACCTTTTGAGTTTGTAGATACCGCCGGTAGTGGCTTTGCTGAAACCCTGGATCCGGAGAGCCGGAGCCTGTTCAACGAAGAAGAGGCCAGGGCACTTTTCAAACATCTTACCGCCTTACTGGAGCGACTGAAAGCATCAGGCGTAGCCACCGAAGCGCTGGAAGCCGGAGTGATAGCGCCCTACCGGGCACAGGTAAAGCTGTTAACAGAAATGCTGCCCCGGGAGGCAGCGGTGAGAGAAGGTCTGCCTAACCTGGCCATCAACACTGTAGATGCCTTCCAGGGGCAGGAAAGAGACATTATGTACATTAGCCTGGTGCGGAGCAACGATGTAAGCGAAATTGGTTTTCTGGCCGATGTACGCCGCATGAATGTAGCCCTCACCCGCGCCAGGAAGAAACTGGTGGTGATAGGCGATAGTGCAACCTTTGGCAGTAACCCTTTTTACAGCCGCTTTCTGGATTATGTGCAGGAGACCGGTGCCTACCGCAGTGTATTCGAGTGGATGTACGATTAA